A single window of Aquarana catesbeiana isolate 2022-GZ linkage group LG10, ASM4218655v1, whole genome shotgun sequence DNA harbors:
- the LOC141110541 gene encoding phospholipase A2 inhibitor and Ly6/PLAUR domain-containing protein-like — protein sequence MNYILAFLIFSGVIATGNALKCVTCKVIERGTTLNDCDGELEECDENTYKCATQIEQNNVGGDVITAVKKGCFPVDYKDYCEQRFELNAGEEFDISVFSKCCDEKDGCNSCPIQMPAGNTTPNGLKCPVCFAQDTNTCITTEQECVGDQLQCINYSGLAARPGECAKNYIIQGCITEGACMADFGGLPGGQVLSKNFQCTPPPSD from the exons GCAATGCCCTGAAATGTGTCACTTGTAAAGTCATTGAGAGAGGAACAACTCTAAATGACTGTGATGGGGAATTAGAAGAGTGTGACGAAAATACTTATAAATGCGCAACACAAATTGAACAGAACAACGTGG GTGGTGACGTAATAACTGCAGTCAAAAAAGGATGCTTCCCTGTAGATTACAAGGATTATTGTGAACAACGTTTCGAATTAAATGCTGGTGAAGAATTTGACATTTCCGTATTCTCAAAATGCTGCGATGAAAAAGACGGTTGTAATTCTTGCCCAATCCaaa TGCCGGCTGGAAACACAACACCGAACGGTCTTAAATGCCCAGTCTGCTTTGCGCAGGACACCAACACGTGCATAACAACCGAACAAGAATGTGTTGGCGATCAGCTACAGTGCATAAACTACAGTGGCCTTGCAGCTCGCCCAG gggAATGTGCCAAGAACTATATAATTCAAGGCTGTATCACTGAGGGTGCATGCATGGCTGACTTTGGCGGATTGCCAGGAGGTCAGGTTTTATCTAAAAACTTCCAATGCACCCCACCCCCCTCCGACTAA